Part of the Pseudomonadota bacterium genome is shown below.
ATTCCGCCCATTCCGCCCATTCCGCCCGGAGGCATTCCGCCGCCCTTATCCTCTTCAGGATGCTCGGCGATCATACACTCAGTGGTCAGAAGCAGGCCGGCAACACTGGCTGCATTCTGGAGAGCAAAACGGGTAACTTTGGCAGGATCGATAACCCCGGCCTTGATCAGGTCTTCATACTTTTCAGTCTCCGCATTGAAGCCTTTTGCGCCCTGCATTTTCTTAACGTGCTCAACAATAACAGATCCCTCGTGGCCTGCATTGATGGCGATCTGACGAACCGGCTCTTCCAGTGCGCGGGCAATTATCTGCTGACCAATTTTCTGCTCAGGAGACAATTTCAGTGCGGCAAGAGCTTTCAGACAACGAATATACGCTACACCGCCGCCAGGAACAATGCCCTCTTCGACTGCTGCCCTGGTAGCATTCAATGCATCCTCAACCCGGGCCTTTTTCTCTTTCATTTCCATCTCAGTGGCAGCGCCGACATTGATTACCGCCACACCACCGATCAATTTTGCCAGACGCTCCTGGAGTTTTTCTTTATCGTAATCAGAAGAAGATTCTTCAATCTGGGCACGAATCTGTTTTACTCTGGCCTCAAGCTTCTTCTTGTCACCGGCGCCATCAACAATGGTGGTGTTGTCTTTATCGATAACTATTCTTTTTGCAGATCCGAGATCGGCAACCGTGACATTCTCAAGCTTAATGCCAAGATCTTCGGTGATCACCTGACCGCCGGTGAGAGTTGCGATATCTTCAAGCATCGCTTTTCTTCTATCACCAAATCCCGGAGCTTTAACCGCAGCAACATTCAAGGTACCGCGAAGCTTGTTGACCACGAGAGTCGCAAGGGCTTCACCGTCAATATCTTCTGCAATAATGCATAATGGGCGACCCATTTTTGCAATCTGCTCGAGAATCGGCAGGAGATCCTTCATACTGCTGACCTTCTTTTCATGAATCAGAATATATGGATCTTCGAGGTTAACAACCATCTTCTCTGGATCGGTTACAAAATAAGGTGAAAGGTAACCGCGATCAAACTGCATACCCTCAACAACATCAAGGGTTGTGTCCATGCTTTTTGCTTCTTCAACGGTAATTACGCCTTCTT
Proteins encoded:
- the groL gene encoding chaperonin GroEL (60 kDa chaperone family; promotes refolding of misfolded polypeptides especially under stressful conditions; forms two stacked rings of heptamers to form a barrel-shaped 14mer; ends can be capped by GroES; misfolded proteins enter the barrel where they are refolded when GroES binds) — protein: MAAKDIRYGVKARESIMAGVNILADAVKVTLGPKGRNVLLEKSYGAPTITKDGVSVAKEIEVKDRFQNMGAQMVKEVASKTSDVAGDGTTTATILAQAIFSEGSKLVAAGNNPMEIKRGIDKSVEAVVAELKRIAKPTKEQKEIAQVGTISANNDATIGNIIAEAMDKVGKEGVITVEEAKSMDTTLDVVEGMQFDRGYLSPYFVTDPEKMVVNLEDPYILIHEKKVSSMKDLLPILEQIAKMGRPLCIIAEDIDGEALATLVVNKLRGTLNVAAVKAPGFGDRRKAMLEDIATLTGGQVITEDLGIKLENVTVADLGSAKRIVIDKDNTTIVDGAGDKKKLEARVKQIRAQIEESSSDYDKEKLQERLAKLIGGVAVINVGAATEMEMKEKKARVEDALNATRAAVEEGIVPGGGVAYIRCLKALAALKLSPEQKIGQQIIARALEEPVRQIAINAGHEGSVIVEHVKKMQGAKGFNAETEKYEDLIKAGVIDPAKVTRFALQNAASVAGLLLTTECMIAEHPEEDKGGGMPPGGMGGMGGMGGMGGMM